The following are encoded together in the Glycine max cultivar Williams 82 chromosome 8, Glycine_max_v4.0, whole genome shotgun sequence genome:
- the LOC100791190 gene encoding YTH domain-containing protein ECT2 isoform X1, whose protein sequence is MAAQLQKSADEMRKKLHGDSSTVELNNSNSVPSKGASSPSDARSCVSSIGDASGSVKEVDVDHEYLSTDQGVPYPAGGYYGYYYPGYGGFYGESDNQGYYVGADAVDLQYPVMQADNGSYVYLVPGFQTGYPSYYHPLSPAGIEGQYVGHNVYPPGSIYQQPIGSPGYYPASLSYGELQPTTYSWDSPLINQDGLQGHGYNELAGKPNGRSNLSSQSHTSGVVSKSAPPPNSAEGKGLTSLLEVSSTHVKHNQPKQTNKAPVSVLHSPVAKFPAYNQGKSGFLYPNNLLNVKANTKGWVSTEKLKQRNKVNDSLNEQNQGPRTANAKGALMSGGNSVRGSAPGGSGNVTNKIRTDQYNLPDFPTKYDHALFFVIKSYSEDDIHKSIKYNVWASTPNGNKRLDGAFQDAQKRMEEKGCKCPVFLFFSVNASGQFCGVAEMTGRVDFNKSMDFWQQDKWNGYFSVKWHIIKDVPNPQLRHIILENNDHKPVTNSRDTQEVSFPQGVEMLNIFKNYVARTSILDDFEFYESRQKVLQEKKTRQSMPHTSVQQIEELTTTLGSVDLSSVKNMEDPKVVERVND, encoded by the exons ATGGCTGCTCAATTGCAAAAAT CTGCAGATGAAATGAGGAAGAAGCTTCATGGTGATTCTTCAACGGTTGAACTCAATAATTCCAATTCG GTTCCTTCCAAGGGTGCAAGTTCCCCTTCTGATGCAAGATCATGTGTATCATCCATAGGGGATGCTTCTGGTAGTGTTAAGGAAGTTGATGTGGATCATGAGTACTTGTCCACAGATCAGGGCGTTCCTTATCCTGCCGGCGGCTATTACGGTTACTACTATCCAG GTTATGGTGGTTTCTATGGAGAGTCAGACAACCAAGGGTACTATGTTGGTGCCGATGCCGTGGATCTTCAGTACCCT GTCATGCAAGCAGATAATGGTTCTTATGTCTATCTCGTGCCAGGATTTCAGACTGGCTACCCTTCATACTATCATCCTCTAAGTCCAGCTGGTATTGAAGGACAGTATGTTGGCCATAACGTCTACCCCCCTGGCTCCATCTATCAACAACCGATTGGATCGCCTGGTTATTATCCAGCTTCTCTATCATATGGAGAGTTACAGCCAACAACATACTCGTGGGATTCACCTCTAATCAATCAAGATGGGTTACAAGGACATGGTTATAATGAACTGGCTGGTAAACCAAATGGTAGATCCAATTTGTCTTCCCAGAGTCATACTAGTGGTGTTGTGTCAAAGTCTGCACCCCCACCTAACTCGGCAGAAGGGAAGGGTTTGACATCATTATTAGAGGTCTCATCAACTCATGTTAAGCATAACCagccaaaacaaacaaacaag GCACCAGTTTCGGTCCTCCATTCACCTGTTGCAAAGTTTCCCGCATACAATCAAGGAAAGAGCGGATTCCTCTATCCAAACAACTTGCTTAATGTGAAAGCAAACACAAAGGGCTGGGTTAGTACTGAAAAGTTGAAACAGAGAAACAAGGTCAACGATTCACTCAATGAGCAGAATCAAGGTCCTAGAACAGCTAATGCAAAAGGTGCATTAATGTCTGGAGGTAATTCTGTGAGAGGCTCAGCCCCAGGTGGGAGTGGAAATGTTACCAACAAAATCAGGACAGATCAGTACAACCTTCCTGATTTTCCAACCAAATATGATCATGCACTTTTCTTTGTCATCAAATCTTACAGTGAAGATGATATCCACAAGAGCATCAAGTACAACGTGTGGGCGAGTACTCCTAATGGGAATAAGAGGCTGGATGGTGCATTTCAGGATGCACAGAAGAGAATGGAAGAGAAAGGATGCAAGTGCCCTGTGTTCCTTTTCTTTTCG GTCAATGCTAGTGGTCAATTTTGCGGAGTAGCTGAGATGACTGGACGAGTTGATTTCAACAAAAGTATGGATTTCTGGCAACAGGATAAGTGGAATGGATATTTCTCTGTCAAATGGCACATTATAAAGGATGTTCCAAATCCTCAACTACGCCACATAATACTCGAGAATAATGATCACAAGCCTGTCACAAATAGTAGAGACACACAAGAG GTGAGTTTTCCCCAAGGTGTTGAAATGCTTAACATTTTCAAGAATTATGTGGCAAGAACTTCCATATTGGATGACTTTGAATTTTACGAAAGCCGCCAGAAGGTATTGCAGGAGAAGAAAACAAGGCAATCTATGCCCCATACCAGTGTACAG CAAATAGAGGAATTAACCACTACACTTGGGTCAGTAGACCTATCATCTGTGAAGAACATGGAGGATCCTAAGGTGGTTGAGAGAGTGAATGACTGA
- the LOC100791190 gene encoding YTH domain-containing protein ECT2 isoform X2: protein MITGYGGFYGESDNQGYYVGADAVDLQYPVMQADNGSYVYLVPGFQTGYPSYYHPLSPAGIEGQYVGHNVYPPGSIYQQPIGSPGYYPASLSYGELQPTTYSWDSPLINQDGLQGHGYNELAGKPNGRSNLSSQSHTSGVVSKSAPPPNSAEGKGLTSLLEVSSTHVKHNQPKQTNKAPVSVLHSPVAKFPAYNQGKSGFLYPNNLLNVKANTKGWVSTEKLKQRNKVNDSLNEQNQGPRTANAKGALMSGGNSVRGSAPGGSGNVTNKIRTDQYNLPDFPTKYDHALFFVIKSYSEDDIHKSIKYNVWASTPNGNKRLDGAFQDAQKRMEEKGCKCPVFLFFSVNASGQFCGVAEMTGRVDFNKSMDFWQQDKWNGYFSVKWHIIKDVPNPQLRHIILENNDHKPVTNSRDTQEVSFPQGVEMLNIFKNYVARTSILDDFEFYESRQKVLQEKKTRQSMPHTSVQQIEELTTTLGSVDLSSVKNMEDPKVVERVND from the exons ATGATCACAGGTTATGGTGGTTTCTATGGAGAGTCAGACAACCAAGGGTACTATGTTGGTGCCGATGCCGTGGATCTTCAGTACCCT GTCATGCAAGCAGATAATGGTTCTTATGTCTATCTCGTGCCAGGATTTCAGACTGGCTACCCTTCATACTATCATCCTCTAAGTCCAGCTGGTATTGAAGGACAGTATGTTGGCCATAACGTCTACCCCCCTGGCTCCATCTATCAACAACCGATTGGATCGCCTGGTTATTATCCAGCTTCTCTATCATATGGAGAGTTACAGCCAACAACATACTCGTGGGATTCACCTCTAATCAATCAAGATGGGTTACAAGGACATGGTTATAATGAACTGGCTGGTAAACCAAATGGTAGATCCAATTTGTCTTCCCAGAGTCATACTAGTGGTGTTGTGTCAAAGTCTGCACCCCCACCTAACTCGGCAGAAGGGAAGGGTTTGACATCATTATTAGAGGTCTCATCAACTCATGTTAAGCATAACCagccaaaacaaacaaacaag GCACCAGTTTCGGTCCTCCATTCACCTGTTGCAAAGTTTCCCGCATACAATCAAGGAAAGAGCGGATTCCTCTATCCAAACAACTTGCTTAATGTGAAAGCAAACACAAAGGGCTGGGTTAGTACTGAAAAGTTGAAACAGAGAAACAAGGTCAACGATTCACTCAATGAGCAGAATCAAGGTCCTAGAACAGCTAATGCAAAAGGTGCATTAATGTCTGGAGGTAATTCTGTGAGAGGCTCAGCCCCAGGTGGGAGTGGAAATGTTACCAACAAAATCAGGACAGATCAGTACAACCTTCCTGATTTTCCAACCAAATATGATCATGCACTTTTCTTTGTCATCAAATCTTACAGTGAAGATGATATCCACAAGAGCATCAAGTACAACGTGTGGGCGAGTACTCCTAATGGGAATAAGAGGCTGGATGGTGCATTTCAGGATGCACAGAAGAGAATGGAAGAGAAAGGATGCAAGTGCCCTGTGTTCCTTTTCTTTTCG GTCAATGCTAGTGGTCAATTTTGCGGAGTAGCTGAGATGACTGGACGAGTTGATTTCAACAAAAGTATGGATTTCTGGCAACAGGATAAGTGGAATGGATATTTCTCTGTCAAATGGCACATTATAAAGGATGTTCCAAATCCTCAACTACGCCACATAATACTCGAGAATAATGATCACAAGCCTGTCACAAATAGTAGAGACACACAAGAG GTGAGTTTTCCCCAAGGTGTTGAAATGCTTAACATTTTCAAGAATTATGTGGCAAGAACTTCCATATTGGATGACTTTGAATTTTACGAAAGCCGCCAGAAGGTATTGCAGGAGAAGAAAACAAGGCAATCTATGCCCCATACCAGTGTACAG CAAATAGAGGAATTAACCACTACACTTGGGTCAGTAGACCTATCATCTGTGAAGAACATGGAGGATCCTAAGGTGGTTGAGAGAGTGAATGACTGA